A window of the Bacteroides thetaiotaomicron VPI-5482 genome harbors these coding sequences:
- a CDS encoding DUF4834 family protein: protein MHILLFLLLFLAAIVIFGLSIVGFVLRAIFGLGRGSSSRTKQARSGQNGQQQGRPSYNQNTDSRADNEGEIFAENSPRTKHKKIFTQDDGEYVDFEEVK from the coding sequence ATGCATATACTTTTATTCTTACTTCTTTTTCTAGCTGCCATTGTCATATTTGGCCTTTCGATTGTCGGATTTGTATTAAGAGCCATTTTCGGGCTTGGCCGTGGTTCGTCTTCCCGGACGAAGCAGGCAAGGAGTGGACAAAATGGCCAGCAGCAAGGTCGTCCCAGCTATAACCAGAACACGGACAGCCGTGCCGATAACGAAGGGGAAATCTTTGCTGAAAACAGTCCAAGAACCAAACATAAGAAAATATTCACTCAGGATGACGGTGAATATGTGGATTTCGAGGAAGTAAAATAA
- a CDS encoding biotin--[acetyl-CoA-carboxylase] ligase — protein MMPSPDMSFPVPLIHISETNSTNSYLQTLCAKQQGVAAFTTVVADFQTSGRGQRGNSWESEPKKNLLFSFVLFPDFLEARRQFLISQIVSLAIKEELDSYADDFSIKWPNDIYWKDKKICGMLIENDLMGRNISQSISGIGINVNQEVFHSTAPNPVSLRQITGKQYDIFEILKNIMLRIQSGYELLRNGDTEPIAHRYEKALFRKEGMHRYKDADGEFFARIICVEPEGKLILEDDAQKKRGYMFKEVEYLLI, from the coding sequence ATGATGCCCTCCCCTGATATGTCATTTCCTGTCCCATTGATTCACATCAGTGAGACAAACTCTACAAACAGTTATCTGCAGACTCTTTGTGCCAAGCAACAGGGAGTTGCAGCATTTACGACTGTAGTTGCCGACTTCCAGACATCCGGACGTGGGCAACGTGGCAATTCGTGGGAATCTGAACCCAAAAAGAATCTTCTTTTCAGTTTTGTTCTTTTCCCGGATTTCTTGGAAGCACGCCGGCAGTTCTTGATTTCTCAGATTGTGTCTTTGGCTATTAAAGAGGAACTAGATAGCTATGCTGACGATTTTTCCATCAAATGGCCGAATGATATCTACTGGAAAGACAAAAAAATATGTGGGATGCTGATCGAAAATGATTTGATGGGACGCAATATCAGTCAGAGTATTTCCGGAATCGGGATCAATGTGAATCAGGAAGTATTCCATAGTACTGCTCCAAATCCGGTATCGCTCCGGCAAATCACAGGAAAGCAGTATGACATTTTCGAAATTCTCAAGAATATCATGCTCCGCATTCAATCCGGTTATGAATTGCTCCGGAACGGTGATACTGAACCCATAGCCCACCGATATGAAAAAGCTCTTTTCAGAAAAGAAGGGATGCATCGGTATAAAGATGCTGATGGAGAGTTCTTTGCGAGAATTATTTGCGTAGAACCCGAAGGGAAGCTGATTCTGGAAGATGATGCGCAGAAAAAAAGAGGATATATGTTTAAAGAGGTAGAATATTTATTGATATAA
- the trxA gene encoding thioredoxin → MALEITDSNYKEILAEGKPVVVDFWAPWCGPCKMVAPIIEELAAEFEGQVIIGKCDVDDNSDVAAEYGIRNIPTVLFFKNGEIVDKQVGAVAKPVFVEKVKNLL, encoded by the coding sequence ATGGCTTTAGAAATTACAGACAGCAACTATAAGGAAATCCTTGCAGAAGGAAAGCCTGTTGTGGTGGATTTTTGGGCTCCCTGGTGTGGCCCTTGTAAAATGGTGGCTCCTATTATTGAAGAATTGGCCGCGGAGTTTGAAGGACAAGTCATCATCGGTAAATGCGATGTGGATGATAACAGCGATGTGGCTGCCGAATACGGTATCCGCAACATTCCTACTGTTTTGTTCTTCAAGAATGGTGAGATTGTAGACAAGCAGGTAGGCGCAGTCGCCAAACCGGTATTCGTGGAAAAAGTGAAGAACCTTCTCTAG
- the pssA gene encoding CDP-diacylglycerol--serine O-phosphatidyltransferase, with protein sequence MTNVIKNNIPNTVTCLNLFSGCIACVMAFEARYDLALLFIVLSAVFDFFDGMLARILNAHSIIGKDLDSLADDVSFGVAPSLIVFSLFKEMYYPANMEFLAPYLPYAAFLISVFSALRLAKFNNDTRQTSSFVGLPVPANALFWGSFVVGAHDFLVSENCHPVYLILLVCLFSWLLVSEIPMFSLKFKNLSWNTNKISFIFLIVCIPFLVFLGISSFAAIIVWYILLSLFTRKSK encoded by the coding sequence ATGACAAATGTTATAAAGAACAATATTCCGAATACAGTAACCTGCCTGAACCTTTTCTCCGGTTGTATCGCTTGTGTCATGGCTTTCGAAGCCCGTTATGACCTAGCACTGCTTTTTATTGTTCTGAGTGCAGTCTTCGATTTTTTCGATGGCATGCTGGCTCGTATTCTCAATGCACACTCAATCATCGGAAAAGACTTGGATTCACTTGCAGATGATGTCAGCTTCGGTGTGGCTCCCTCACTGATTGTATTCTCCTTATTTAAAGAGATGTACTATCCGGCAAATATGGAATTTCTTGCTCCTTACCTGCCATACGCAGCCTTTTTGATTTCCGTATTCTCAGCGTTACGACTGGCTAAATTCAATAATGATACCCGGCAGACCAGTTCTTTCGTAGGTCTTCCTGTTCCGGCAAACGCCTTATTCTGGGGATCGTTCGTAGTAGGGGCGCATGACTTCCTCGTTTCCGAGAACTGCCATCCTGTCTACCTTATTTTATTGGTTTGTCTGTTTTCGTGGTTGCTGGTGTCAGAGATACCAATGTTCTCGCTGAAATTCAAGAATCTTTCATGGAATACAAATAAAATCAGTTTCATTTTCTTGATTGTATGTATCCCATTCCTTGTTTTCTTAGGTATCAGCAGCTTCGCAGCGATCATTGTCTGGTATATTTTACTTTCACTTTTTACAAGAAAAAGTAAATAA
- a CDS encoding DUF4405 domain-containing protein, with translation MSRNRFIYLTDLMLVPIFILSFYTGVELHIAGQGDNHEIWHNWAVFHVNASLLFMILGIVHVKSHWGWYKGLKTIGCKGKRKVVLSLSVVFLLVIITGLSLFGIEGANSPMGLLHYQIGILTGVLSVCHIAKRKQFLFKGFAANVLGRKYRRAKA, from the coding sequence ATGAGCAGAAACAGATTTATTTATCTCACAGATTTAATGTTAGTTCCCATATTCATTTTGTCGTTTTACACAGGCGTCGAATTACATATCGCAGGACAGGGTGACAACCATGAAATATGGCATAACTGGGCCGTGTTCCATGTTAATGCCAGCCTGCTATTCATGATATTGGGAATAGTTCATGTCAAAAGCCATTGGGGATGGTATAAAGGCTTGAAAACAATCGGCTGCAAAGGCAAAAGAAAAGTCGTGTTATCCTTGTCTGTTGTTTTCTTATTGGTCATTATTACAGGACTATCACTGTTCGGTATTGAAGGAGCCAATTCTCCGATGGGATTACTGCATTACCAAATCGGTATTCTCACAGGAGTTCTGAGCGTTTGTCATATAGCAAAGAGAAAACAGTTTTTATTCAAGGGATTTGCAGCGAATGTACTTGGCAGGAAATACCGGAGAGCGAAAGCATAA
- a CDS encoding nucleoside deaminase has translation MTLDDTYFMKQALIEAGKAAERGEVPVGAVVVCKERIIARAHNLTETLNDVTAHAEMQAITAAANVLGGKYLNECTLYVTVEPCVMCAGAIAWAQTGKLVFGAEDDKRGYQRYAAQALHPKTVVVKGILADECATLMKDFFASKRR, from the coding sequence ATGACGCTGGACGATACTTACTTCATGAAACAGGCATTGATAGAAGCCGGCAAGGCTGCAGAGCGGGGCGAAGTCCCTGTAGGGGCAGTGGTTGTCTGCAAAGAACGGATCATAGCCCGTGCCCATAACCTGACAGAAACATTGAATGATGTGACAGCCCATGCTGAAATGCAGGCTATCACTGCTGCCGCCAATGTACTTGGCGGAAAGTACCTGAACGAATGTACGTTGTATGTTACAGTAGAACCCTGTGTGATGTGTGCCGGTGCCATTGCTTGGGCTCAGACCGGCAAACTGGTTTTTGGTGCGGAAGATGATAAGCGTGGGTATCAGCGATATGCGGCTCAGGCGCTGCATCCTAAAACGGTCGTTGTAAAAGGAATCCTTGCAGATGAATGTGCCACATTGATGAAGGACTTTTTCGCTTCTAAGAGAAGATGA
- a CDS encoding phosphatidylserine decarboxylase family protein, whose protein sequence is MGRLKKLKKIRIHREGTHILWASFLLLLLINAALYWGIDCKIPFYVVAVASIAVYLLMVNFFRCPIRLFGKDTEKIVVAPADGKIVVIEEVDENEYFHDRRLMISIFMSIVNVHANWYPVDGTIKKVAHHNGNFMKAWLPKASTENERSTVVIETPEGVEVLTRQIAGAVARRIVTYAEVGEECYIDEHMGFIKFGSRVDVYLPLGTEVCVNMGQLTTGNQTVIAKLK, encoded by the coding sequence ATGGGCCGACTAAAGAAATTAAAAAAGATACGTATTCACCGCGAAGGAACACATATATTATGGGCTAGCTTTCTGCTACTGCTACTGATTAATGCGGCCCTTTATTGGGGAATAGATTGCAAAATTCCTTTTTATGTGGTTGCAGTAGCCAGTATTGCAGTATATCTGCTGATGGTTAACTTCTTCCGCTGTCCGATCCGACTTTTCGGAAAGGATACAGAAAAGATAGTCGTCGCTCCTGCTGACGGCAAAATCGTAGTCATTGAAGAAGTGGACGAAAACGAATACTTCCATGACCGCCGGTTGATGATCTCTATCTTCATGAGCATCGTTAACGTACATGCCAACTGGTATCCGGTGGACGGCACCATTAAAAAGGTAGCCCACCACAACGGTAACTTCATGAAAGCATGGTTGCCTAAAGCCAGTACGGAGAACGAACGTTCTACCGTAGTCATAGAAACTCCGGAAGGAGTGGAAGTGCTGACCCGACAAATCGCCGGAGCCGTGGCACGACGCATTGTCACCTACGCAGAAGTAGGAGAAGAATGCTATATCGACGAACACATGGGCTTTATCAAATTCGGTTCCCGTGTGGATGTATATCTGCCCCTCGGCACGGAAGTCTGTGTCAACATGGGACAATTAACGACCGGTAACCAGACGGTTATCGCCAAACTTAAATAA
- the dnaE gene encoding DNA polymerase III subunit alpha, with translation MQDFVHLHVHTQYSLLDGQASVARLVDKAMKNGMKGIAVTDHGNMFGIKEFTNYVNKKNSGPKGEIKDLKKRIAGIEAGTVECEDKEAEVAACKAKIVEAENKLFKPIIGCEMYVARRTMDLKEGKPDQSGYHLIVLAKNEKGYHNLIKLVSHAWTRGYYMRPRTDRSELEKYHEGLIVCSACLGGEVPKRITAGQFAEAEEAIQWYKNLFGDDYYLEMQRHKATVPRANHECYPLQVNVNKYLQEYARKYNIKLICTNDVHFVDEENAEAHDRLICLSTGKDLDDPSRMLYTKQEWMKTREEMNELFADVPEALSNTLEILDKVEYYSIDHAPIMPTFAIPEDFGTEEGYRAKYTEKDLFDEFTQDENGNVVLSEEEGQAKIKRLGGYEKLYRIKLEGDYLAKLAFDGAKRIYGDPLSEEVKERLNFELYIMKTMGFPGYFLIVQDFINAARSELGVSVGPGRGSAAGSAVAYCLGITKIDPIQYDLLFERFLNPDRISLPDIDVDFDDDGRGEVLRWVTNKYGQEKVAHIITYGTMATKLAIKDVARVQKLPLSESDRLAKLVPDKIPDKKLNLRNAIEYVPELQAAEASSDPLVRDTLKYAKMLEGNVRGTGVHACGTIICRDDITDWVPVSTADDKETGEKMLVTQYEGSVIEDTGLIKMDFLGLKTLSIIKEAVENIRLSRSLEIDVDQIDITDPATYKLYSDGRTIGTFQFESAGMQKYLRELQPSTFEDLIAMNALYRPGPMDYIPDFIDRKHGRKPIEYDIPVMEKYLKDTYGITVYQEQVMLLSRLLADFTRGESDALRKAMGKKLRDKLDHMKPKFIEGGRKNGHDPKVLEKIWTDWEKFASYAFNKSHATCYSWVAYQTAYLKANYPSEYMAAVMSRSLSNITDITKLMDECKAMGIQTLGPDVNESNLKFTVNHDGNIRFGLGAVKGVGEAAVQSIVEERNTNGPFKGIFDFVQRVNLNACNKKNMECLALAGGFDSFPELKREQYFAVNSKGEVFLETLMRYGNRYQEDKRAAINSLFGGANVVDIATPEIPQGVERWGDLERLNKERDLVGIYLSAHPLDEFAIVLDHVCNTRMADLEDKAALAGREITMGGIVTSVRRGVSKNGNPYGIAKIEDYSGSTEIPFWGNDWVTYQGYLNEGTFLYIKARCQAKQWRQDELEVKITSMELLPDVKEELVQKITIIIPLSVLNSGLITELATLTKEHPGNTELYFKVTDDTDSRMSVDLISRPVKLSVGRDLITYLKERPELGFRIN, from the coding sequence ATGCAGGATTTCGTTCATTTACACGTTCATACGCAATATTCTCTACTGGATGGTCAGGCAAGTGTCGCCCGTCTGGTAGATAAAGCCATGAAAAATGGGATGAAGGGTATTGCCGTGACCGATCATGGAAATATGTTCGGCATCAAGGAATTTACGAACTATGTCAATAAGAAGAATAGCGGTCCGAAAGGGGAAATTAAGGATCTGAAAAAGCGGATTGCAGGGATTGAAGCCGGCACAGTGGAGTGTGAGGATAAGGAGGCGGAGGTAGCTGCCTGCAAGGCGAAGATCGTGGAGGCGGAGAACAAGCTCTTTAAACCGATTATCGGTTGTGAGATGTACGTCGCCCGCCGTACGATGGACTTGAAAGAAGGGAAGCCGGACCAAAGCGGTTATCACTTGATTGTACTTGCCAAGAATGAGAAAGGTTATCATAACCTTATTAAATTAGTATCGCACGCGTGGACGCGCGGGTACTATATGCGTCCGCGTACCGACCGCAGTGAGCTGGAGAAGTATCACGAAGGTCTGATTGTCTGCTCGGCGTGTCTGGGTGGCGAGGTGCCGAAGCGTATTACCGCAGGGCAGTTTGCCGAAGCCGAAGAAGCGATCCAATGGTATAAGAACCTGTTTGGTGATGACTACTATCTGGAAATGCAGCGCCATAAGGCGACTGTACCCCGTGCCAATCACGAATGTTATCCGCTACAGGTAAATGTGAACAAATACTTGCAGGAGTATGCCCGGAAGTATAATATCAAGCTGATCTGCACCAATGACGTCCACTTTGTGGATGAAGAGAATGCCGAGGCACACGACCGTTTGATCTGCCTGAGTACGGGTAAAGACTTGGATGACCCCAGCCGTATGCTATATACCAAACAGGAATGGATGAAGACCCGTGAAGAGATGAATGAACTCTTTGCAGATGTTCCCGAGGCACTGAGCAATACGCTGGAAATTCTAGATAAAGTCGAATATTATTCGATTGACCATGCACCTATCATGCCTACCTTCGCTATTCCTGAAGACTTCGGAACAGAAGAAGGATATCGTGCCAAATATACGGAGAAAGACCTGTTCGATGAGTTTACACAGGACGAAAATGGTAATGTGGTGCTGAGCGAAGAGGAAGGACAAGCCAAGATCAAACGTTTGGGGGGATATGAGAAACTGTATCGTATCAAACTTGAAGGCGACTATCTGGCAAAGTTAGCATTTGACGGTGCGAAAAGAATATATGGCGACCCTTTGTCGGAAGAAGTGAAAGAACGGCTCAACTTCGAGTTGTACATCATGAAAACGATGGGTTTCCCCGGATACTTCTTGATAGTGCAGGACTTTATCAATGCCGCACGCTCGGAACTGGGCGTATCGGTAGGCCCCGGACGTGGTTCGGCTGCCGGTTCGGCAGTGGCTTACTGTCTGGGTATCACCAAGATCGACCCTATCCAATACGACTTGCTGTTCGAGCGTTTCTTGAATCCGGACCGTATTTCGTTGCCCGATATCGATGTGGACTTCGATGACGACGGTCGTGGTGAAGTGCTTCGCTGGGTAACCAATAAATATGGTCAGGAAAAAGTAGCGCATATCATCACGTATGGTACGATGGCTACCAAACTGGCTATCAAAGACGTTGCCCGTGTACAGAAACTTCCTCTCTCGGAGTCCGACCGTCTGGCAAAGCTGGTGCCGGATAAAATCCCCGACAAGAAGCTGAACCTGCGGAATGCCATCGAATACGTCCCCGAACTGCAAGCGGCTGAGGCATCGTCCGACCCGTTGGTGCGAGACACTCTTAAGTATGCCAAAATGCTTGAAGGTAATGTTCGTGGTACCGGTGTGCATGCCTGCGGTACGATTATCTGTCGTGACGACATCACCGACTGGGTGCCTGTAAGTACAGCCGACGATAAGGAAACGGGCGAAAAGATGCTCGTTACCCAGTATGAAGGTTCGGTGATCGAGGATACCGGATTGATCAAGATGGACTTCCTCGGGTTGAAAACATTGTCTATTATTAAGGAGGCAGTTGAGAATATCCGTCTGAGTCGTAGTCTGGAGATAGACGTAGACCAGATCGATATTACCGATCCGGCAACTTACAAATTATATAGTGACGGACGTACCATCGGAACGTTCCAGTTTGAATCTGCCGGAATGCAGAAGTACCTGCGCGAATTGCAGCCTTCTACCTTCGAAGATTTGATCGCCATGAATGCCCTCTATCGTCCGGGTCCGATGGATTATATTCCGGACTTCATCGACCGTAAGCATGGTCGTAAGCCGATTGAATATGACATTCCGGTGATGGAGAAATATCTGAAAGATACGTATGGCATTACGGTCTATCAGGAACAGGTGATGCTTTTGTCACGTCTGCTGGCGGATTTTACCCGTGGTGAGTCCGATGCCCTTCGTAAAGCGATGGGTAAGAAGCTGCGTGATAAGCTGGATCACATGAAGCCTAAGTTTATCGAAGGCGGACGCAAGAACGGGCATGACCCGAAAGTACTTGAAAAGATTTGGACCGACTGGGAAAAGTTTGCCTCTTATGCGTTCAACAAATCGCACGCTACTTGCTACTCATGGGTAGCTTATCAGACAGCCTATCTGAAAGCGAACTACCCGTCGGAATACATGGCGGCTGTCATGAGCCGAAGTTTGTCCAACATTACCGATATCACGAAGCTGATGGACGAATGCAAGGCAATGGGTATCCAGACGCTCGGTCCGGATGTGAATGAGAGTAACCTGAAGTTTACGGTCAACCACGATGGTAATATCCGTTTCGGACTGGGAGCGGTGAAAGGCGTAGGCGAAGCTGCCGTGCAAAGCATTGTAGAAGAACGTAATACCAACGGACCATTCAAAGGTATCTTTGATTTCGTACAACGTGTCAATCTGAATGCCTGCAATAAAAAGAATATGGAATGTCTGGCGTTGGCGGGAGGTTTCGACAGTTTCCCCGAATTGAAGCGGGAGCAGTACTTTGCCGTCAACTCTAAGGGCGAAGTATTCCTCGAAACCTTAATGCGATACGGTAACCGCTATCAGGAAGACAAAAGAGCTGCCATCAATTCATTGTTCGGCGGAGCGAATGTCGTCGATATCGCCACTCCCGAAATTCCTCAGGGAGTAGAGCGCTGGGGCGACCTCGAACGTCTGAACAAGGAACGCGACCTGGTAGGTATCTACCTTTCCGCCCATCCGCTGGATGAGTTCGCGATTGTGCTGGATCACGTCTGCAATACCCGTATGGCAGATTTGGAAGATAAGGCGGCTTTGGCAGGCCGGGAGATTACAATGGGTGGCATTGTGACCAGTGTCCGTCGTGGAGTCAGCAAGAATGGCAATCCGTATGGCATTGCCAAGATCGAAGATTATTCGGGCTCTACGGAAATACCTTTCTGGGGAAATGACTGGGTGACTTATCAGGGATATCTGAATGAAGGCACGTTCCTGTATATCAAAGCCCGTTGTCAGGCCAAGCAATGGCGGCAGGACGAACTGGAAGTCAAGATCACTTCAATGGAACTTCTGCCCGATGTGAAAGAAGAACTGGTGCAGAAGATCACCATTATCATTCCTCTGTCAGTGTTAAATTCGGGACTTATTACCGAGCTGGCCACTTTGACCAAAGAACATCCCGGCAATACGGAACTCTACTTCAAGGTGACGGATGATACGGACAGCCGTATGTCGGTCGATCTGATTTCCCGTCCGGTCAAGCTTTCGGTAGGCAGAGATTTAATAACATATTTAAAGGAGCGCCCCGAACTTGGATTCCGTATAAATTGA
- a CDS encoding YraN family protein — MAEHNELGKAGENAAVAYLEEHGYLIRHRNWRKGHFELDIVAAKENELVIVEVKTRSNTLFAQPEEAVDLPKIKRTVRAADAYMKLFQIDVPVRFDIITVIGENGNFRIDHIKEAFYPPLF; from the coding sequence ATGGCTGAACACAATGAATTAGGGAAAGCAGGAGAAAATGCCGCAGTAGCCTATCTCGAAGAGCATGGTTATCTTATCCGCCACCGGAACTGGAGAAAAGGTCACTTCGAACTGGACATCGTAGCCGCCAAAGAGAACGAATTGGTGATAGTAGAAGTGAAAACACGCAGTAACACTTTGTTTGCCCAACCGGAAGAAGCCGTCGATTTACCAAAGATTAAACGGACAGTACGTGCTGCCGACGCATATATGAAACTATTTCAGATTGACGTTCCGGTACGTTTCGATATCATCACTGTCATTGGCGAGAACGGAAATTTCAGAATAGACCATATAAAGGAAGCTTTTTATCCTCCTTTATTTTAA
- a CDS encoding MmcQ/YjbR family DNA-binding protein, producing MNVETIREYCLSKKGVTESFPFDDVSLVMKVLDKMFALIDLEGANSISLKCDPERAIELREHYAGIEGAYHFNKKYWNGVYFDRDVDDKLIKELVDHSYEEVIKKFTKKLRAEYDALP from the coding sequence ATGAATGTAGAAACGATCAGGGAATACTGCTTAAGTAAAAAAGGGGTTACCGAATCATTCCCGTTTGATGATGTATCGCTGGTTATGAAGGTGCTGGACAAAATGTTTGCCCTCATCGACTTGGAAGGAGCCAACTCCATCTCACTGAAATGCGATCCGGAACGTGCCATTGAACTGCGCGAACATTATGCAGGCATTGAAGGAGCCTACCATTTCAACAAAAAATATTGGAATGGCGTTTACTTCGATAGAGATGTAGACGATAAATTAATAAAGGAACTCGTCGATCATTCTTACGAGGAAGTTATCAAGAAATTCACTAAGAAACTGCGTGCTGAATATGATGCCCTCCCCTGA